The Gemmatimonadota bacterium genome window below encodes:
- a CDS encoding DUF11 domain-containing protein, whose protein sequence is MALTACAEPPTAPDLTGDASSETLPLVATASPRVSFTCTRSWTTGVDGDWDDAGAWTPAGVPTETDNVCIDASGTYDVEIGAPVTVNNLKIGGTGAWATVETEDDLLIKRNLLIEVNGRLDMDVSGGEYLGGSPHGHPSTFLPTYFENYGTLDLNDTSGSGSGATLRFNLYDNYGFMYLPGGTSVLLEVGTSFPWFTNLGFILTEGSGEVEVSHPDHYYLMFGHLRGTIGGSAPLRIHADIGMFWWTGGTLPSLVGGSGQSVLRTDLPDVAFNAPTGGNIEATRVKQIQGGMEAGGRLVLSEPADTIDFWSYDGQSPWVNHGEVEIQAQPGQQVELEMGSWYGAENSGTLALTGGAEFSMEVVSFLNTGTVSTEQPLRVYKAWGGPDFQNAGLVSVATGSELTLEDGTFTSERTGVMQGTLRMVGGTLEGGGSLGTVFSEGATVKPGFQRATLPGLPDPRLGTLSAGSLFLDTASELVLQVADTMPGTYDRVSVAGAVGYGGKLTVRTLSPFQGGVCGQVIPVITDGGKGLVPRGTFDSWSGLNTGPNRAWRLHNPTGLLALVGYRPGPEPLYATPSTLALSEGGGPEVYRVCLGDVPPTGDLVLEASSALAQTSGTRRVDIPLIDWMLPRLMAARAIDDGWVEGPHVDTIRHVLVGAGKGGSPSSPVLVPVTITDNDGAADLSLIKVSQEDNQFVGDTMDTVFRVTNHGPTESSGSTVSSTPLSGLAFVSASGATCALDGAGAVTCEVGSIPPGGQVDITVSFEGATVGVHTSTWTVTGEQPDADATNDDAPYSQRVN, encoded by the coding sequence ATGGCGCTGACGGCGTGCGCGGAGCCTCCCACGGCGCCCGATCTCACCGGTGACGCTTCGTCGGAGACCCTTCCGCTCGTCGCTACCGCATCGCCGCGGGTCTCCTTCACCTGCACCCGCTCGTGGACCACAGGCGTGGACGGAGACTGGGACGACGCGGGTGCATGGACGCCGGCGGGAGTCCCGACGGAGACCGACAACGTGTGCATCGATGCGTCGGGTACGTACGACGTGGAGATCGGCGCGCCGGTAACGGTCAACAACCTGAAGATCGGCGGGACCGGGGCCTGGGCGACCGTGGAAACGGAGGACGATCTGCTCATCAAGCGGAACCTGCTGATCGAGGTCAACGGCCGACTCGACATGGATGTGTCCGGAGGCGAGTACCTGGGAGGCTCTCCCCACGGCCACCCGTCGACCTTCCTCCCCACGTACTTCGAGAATTACGGCACCCTCGACCTGAACGACACGAGCGGCAGCGGCTCCGGAGCCACCCTGAGGTTCAACCTCTACGACAACTACGGCTTCATGTATCTCCCGGGGGGCACGTCCGTCCTCCTCGAGGTCGGGACGTCCTTCCCGTGGTTCACGAACCTCGGATTCATCCTGACCGAAGGGTCGGGGGAGGTGGAGGTGTCGCACCCCGATCACTACTACCTGATGTTCGGACACCTGCGAGGCACCATCGGCGGCTCGGCACCCCTGCGGATCCACGCCGACATCGGCATGTTCTGGTGGACGGGAGGCACCCTGCCGTCGTTGGTGGGTGGCTCCGGTCAATCCGTCCTGCGAACGGACCTTCCCGACGTGGCGTTCAATGCCCCGACCGGCGGCAACATCGAAGCGACCCGCGTCAAGCAGATCCAGGGAGGGATGGAGGCGGGCGGCCGCCTGGTGCTGTCCGAACCGGCCGACACGATCGACTTCTGGAGCTACGACGGTCAGAGCCCCTGGGTGAACCACGGTGAGGTCGAGATCCAGGCCCAACCCGGTCAACAGGTCGAGCTGGAGATGGGTTCGTGGTATGGCGCGGAGAACTCCGGCACGCTCGCGCTGACCGGAGGCGCGGAGTTCAGCATGGAGGTGGTGTCGTTCCTGAACACCGGGACGGTGTCGACCGAACAGCCGCTACGCGTCTACAAGGCCTGGGGTGGTCCCGATTTCCAGAACGCCGGTCTCGTGTCGGTGGCCACCGGAAGCGAGTTGACTCTGGAAGACGGCACCTTCACATCGGAACGCACCGGCGTGATGCAGGGGACGCTGAGGATGGTGGGGGGGACGCTGGAGGGCGGCGGCTCCCTGGGAACAGTGTTCTCCGAAGGGGCCACCGTGAAACCGGGCTTCCAGCGTGCCACGCTGCCCGGCCTGCCCGATCCCCGTCTCGGAACCCTGAGCGCGGGATCTCTCTTCCTGGACACCGCCAGCGAGCTCGTGCTCCAGGTCGCCGACACCATGCCCGGGACGTACGATCGGGTGTCGGTCGCGGGCGCGGTGGGGTACGGAGGGAAGCTCACCGTCCGCACGCTCTCCCCCTTCCAGGGCGGCGTGTGCGGTCAGGTGATCCCGGTGATCACGGACGGCGGAAAGGGGCTCGTCCCGCGCGGGACGTTCGACTCCTGGTCCGGCCTCAACACCGGCCCCAACCGAGCGTGGCGCCTGCACAACCCCACCGGGCTGTTGGCGCTGGTGGGCTACCGACCCGGACCCGAGCCGCTCTATGCCACGCCGTCGACGCTCGCCTTGAGCGAGGGTGGTGGGCCCGAGGTCTATCGGGTCTGTCTGGGGGATGTCCCGCCCACCGGCGACCTGGTGCTCGAGGCGAGCTCCGCGCTGGCGCAGACCTCCGGCACACGCCGCGTGGACATCCCCCTGATCGACTGGATGCTTCCGCGCCTGATGGCTGCACGAGCCATCGACGATGGATGGGTGGAAGGTCCGCACGTGGACACCATCCGGCACGTGCTGGTCGGCGCAGGGAAGGGAGGCAGCCCCTCCTCGCCCGTGCTGGTCCCGGTCACGATCACGGACAACGACGGCGCCGCGGACCTCTCCCTGATCAAGGTGTCCCAGGAGGACAACCAGTTCGTGGGAGACACGATGGATACCGTGTTCCGGGTCACCAACCACGGTCCGACCGAATCCTCGGGGTCGACCGTGTCGTCGACGCCGCTCAGCGGGCTGGCTTTCGTCTCGGCAAGCGGCGCTACGTGTGCGCTCGACGGGGCAGGCGCAGTCACCTGCGAGGTCGGATCCATCCCGCCCGGCGGACAGGTGGACATCACCGTCTCGTTCGAAGGCGCCACCGTGGGTGTCCACACCTCGACGTGGACCGTCACGGGGGAGCAACCGGATGCCGACGCCACCAACGACGACGCACCGTACAGTCAGCGGGTGAACTGA
- a CDS encoding amidohydrolase family protein — protein sequence MTAARPLLLLALLAFGSCEPRRSYDRVIVGGRVMDPETGLDAVRHLGIVDGTIQAVSEAPLDGADTVDATGLVVAPGFIDLNTYQHGDDLFRLRAADGVTSVLNLESGALDVEKYYGALEGRALLHFGAAVDHQVLRRVAQGDAVAELYGVSDWPTLPTTRASPELDQRALTDPELDSLVVLVERGLQEGAIGIGFGIAYTPGATHSEILRMFELAAAYEAPSHVHLRDFDAVREWDELYEVLMGALRWGGDIHIKHLQSHFGAFVDPALEFIDRGRVTGLAVTTECYPYIAASTFIDSGSSDDWKEWPDESFQRYEWPPTGERLTRESYGKYREQGGFIIIHPSDPERQEAAVRACLAHPLPMIASDGAWDGGFTHPRVAGTNSRVLGRYVREEGVMPLMDALRKMSLDPANHLARRVPAMRRKGRVQVGADADLVLFDPGTVVDRATYREPLLAPAGIAAVLVDGVMVVRDGRVVEGVMPGKALRGDRGDPAEARR from the coding sequence ATGACCGCAGCTCGCCCACTCCTGCTCCTGGCGTTGCTGGCGTTCGGCTCGTGTGAGCCCCGGCGGAGCTACGACCGGGTCATCGTCGGCGGTCGGGTGATGGACCCGGAGACCGGACTCGACGCCGTCCGACACCTGGGCATCGTGGACGGCACCATCCAGGCGGTCAGCGAGGCTCCCCTGGACGGGGCCGACACGGTGGACGCGACGGGCCTTGTCGTGGCTCCAGGCTTCATCGACCTCAACACCTATCAGCACGGCGACGACCTCTTCCGGCTGCGCGCGGCAGACGGCGTGACCTCCGTACTCAACCTGGAGAGCGGCGCCCTGGACGTGGAGAAGTACTACGGGGCGCTCGAAGGCCGGGCGCTCCTCCACTTCGGCGCCGCCGTGGACCACCAGGTCCTGAGGCGCGTGGCCCAGGGCGACGCGGTCGCCGAGCTGTACGGCGTCTCCGACTGGCCCACCCTCCCGACGACCCGCGCCTCACCCGAGCTCGACCAGCGGGCCTTGACCGATCCGGAGCTGGACTCGCTCGTCGTGCTCGTCGAACGGGGCCTCCAGGAGGGCGCGATCGGCATCGGCTTCGGGATCGCCTACACGCCCGGAGCCACGCACTCGGAGATCCTCCGGATGTTCGAGCTCGCCGCAGCGTACGAGGCTCCGTCCCACGTCCACCTCCGCGACTTCGACGCGGTACGGGAGTGGGATGAGCTGTACGAGGTGCTGATGGGGGCGCTGCGCTGGGGCGGCGACATCCACATCAAGCACCTGCAATCCCACTTCGGCGCGTTCGTGGACCCGGCGCTCGAGTTCATCGACCGGGGGAGGGTGACCGGTCTGGCGGTCACCACGGAATGCTACCCCTACATCGCCGCCAGCACCTTCATCGACTCCGGATCCTCGGACGACTGGAAGGAGTGGCCCGACGAATCGTTCCAGCGCTACGAGTGGCCCCCGACCGGAGAGCGCCTCACCCGGGAGAGCTACGGCAAGTACCGCGAGCAGGGCGGGTTCATCATCATCCATCCGAGCGACCCCGAGCGGCAGGAAGCCGCGGTGCGCGCCTGTCTGGCGCACCCGCTTCCCATGATCGCCAGCGACGGCGCCTGGGACGGAGGCTTCACCCACCCGCGTGTGGCCGGCACCAACAGCCGCGTGCTCGGCCGGTACGTGCGGGAGGAAGGGGTGATGCCGCTCATGGACGCGCTGCGGAAGATGAGCCTCGACCCGGCGAACCACCTGGCCCGGCGTGTTCCCGCCATGCGCCGGAAGGGTCGGGTCCAGGTCGGGGCCGACGCTGACCTGGTGCTGTTCGATCCTGGGACGGTCGTCGACCGGGCCACCTACCGGGAACCGCTCCTGGCGCCCGCAGGGATCGCGGCGGTGCTGGTGGACGGCGTGATGGTGGTGCGGGACGGCCGGGTCGTGGAAGGGGTGATGCCGGGGAAGGCGCTGCGGGGGGACCGTGGCGATCCAGCGGAGGCGCGCCGCTAG
- a CDS encoding aspartate aminotransferase family protein gives MDEIDSGGLRPRQDEIQPVLERVIAEASAYLAGLDDAPARRGDPDEVLRHFDEPLPETGTGALAALEDLIQHGAPALLHSGGPRNYHFVMGGTTPAALGADLLAVTYDQAAYAWLSSPLATVLEERSLEWLKQLFGLPASWTGVMTTGATMANFVALAAARQWWGERTGIDPALQGLSGAPPIPVLTSGYVHASAVKVLGLLGIGRASLQTFERDARGRVDLDALEEAFVSLHGAPAVLVANAGEVNAGDFDPIEAFADLAERYGAWLHVDGAFGLFARLSPRTRHLVEGVERADSVITDGHKWLNVPYDSGYAFVRDRGLLQRSFAYSAAYLQQPDDPRPNFGILGPESSRRARAFAVWATLKAYGREGYRTMVEHHLDLAQHLAQRVDAAPDLERLADVPLNIVCFRFNPGGLDEAALNELNRALGEAVLTDGRYFAGTTVFEGRVALRPALVNWRTTGEHMDGFVDTVRELGRRIRAAR, from the coding sequence ATGGACGAGATCGACAGCGGCGGCCTGCGGCCGCGCCAGGACGAGATCCAGCCCGTGCTCGAACGGGTGATCGCGGAGGCCTCCGCCTACCTGGCGGGGTTGGACGATGCGCCGGCGCGTCGGGGTGATCCGGACGAAGTGCTCCGCCACTTCGACGAGCCTCTACCGGAGACCGGGACCGGGGCGCTGGCCGCGCTGGAGGACCTGATCCAGCACGGGGCGCCCGCGCTGCTCCACTCCGGCGGACCGCGCAACTACCACTTCGTGATGGGCGGCACCACCCCCGCCGCGCTCGGCGCGGATCTGCTGGCCGTGACCTACGACCAGGCTGCCTACGCGTGGCTGTCGTCGCCGCTGGCGACCGTGCTCGAGGAGCGCAGCCTGGAGTGGTTGAAACAGCTGTTCGGGCTGCCGGCGTCCTGGACCGGCGTCATGACCACGGGGGCCACCATGGCCAACTTCGTGGCCCTGGCGGCGGCGCGTCAGTGGTGGGGGGAGCGGACCGGGATCGATCCGGCGCTCCAAGGCCTCAGCGGCGCCCCACCGATCCCCGTGTTGACGAGCGGCTACGTGCACGCCAGCGCGGTCAAGGTCCTGGGTCTGCTTGGAATCGGGAGAGCTTCGCTCCAGACCTTCGAGCGCGATGCACGAGGGCGCGTGGATCTGGACGCACTGGAGGAGGCTTTCGTCTCCCTGCACGGCGCGCCAGCCGTGCTCGTCGCCAATGCCGGAGAGGTCAACGCGGGTGACTTCGATCCGATCGAGGCCTTCGCCGATCTGGCAGAGCGCTACGGCGCCTGGCTGCATGTGGACGGAGCCTTCGGCCTGTTCGCGCGTCTCAGCCCCCGCACGCGCCATCTGGTCGAAGGGGTCGAGCGCGCCGACTCGGTGATCACCGATGGACACAAGTGGTTGAATGTCCCCTACGACAGCGGGTATGCCTTCGTGCGGGACAGGGGCCTCCTCCAGCGCAGCTTCGCGTACTCGGCCGCGTACCTGCAACAGCCGGACGATCCCCGGCCCAACTTCGGCATCCTGGGGCCGGAGAGCTCACGGCGCGCGCGCGCGTTCGCGGTGTGGGCCACGCTGAAGGCCTACGGGAGGGAAGGGTACCGCACCATGGTGGAGCACCACCTCGACCTCGCCCAGCACCTCGCGCAACGCGTGGACGCGGCCCCCGACCTGGAGCGACTCGCGGACGTGCCGCTCAACATCGTGTGCTTCCGGTTCAATCCGGGCGGCCTCGACGAAGCGGCCCTGAACGAGCTCAACCGGGCGTTGGGCGAGGCCGTCCTGACCGACGGGCGCTACTTCGCGGGAACGACCGTCTTCGAGGGTCGCGTGGCGCTCCGTCCCGCGCTCGTCAACTGGCGCACGACCGGTGAACACATGGACGGGTTCGTGGATACCGTGCGTGAGCTGGGCCGGCGGATCCGGGCAGCGCGCTGA
- a CDS encoding DUF389 domain-containing protein, whose translation MTSATGSPPEQEPAGGISEPEMVQRSFRVFVRGVRRFLNRTLDIRDDANIDGTIETIHKDMVFRGPNVWVLVCSIFIASIGLNTNSAAVIIGAMLISPLMGPILAIGLSVGMNDIDVLRRAVRNFAVMVAVALFTSTLYFLITPLGDVQSELLARTRPTLLDALIAVFGGIAGIIGVSRRDRGNVIPGVAIATALMPPLCTAGYGLANGNWPFFFGAIYLFALNSIFIAISTVMIVRFLHFPFVKFIDAQARRRVRIRIAVFVAVVLLPSAWVLYGVVRESLWRARAAEFVTQNILNLPGVDVINQRMEYADSLSRIEVFLAGDTVPRFLEEQLQTRMAQAGLGNTSLRLHQPQDIRGELGRLSSELRVGIVQDLYERNALALAERDQRIRELEGRLLLFERDTIPLAQITREIATQYPAIERIAFGRVIEMRESPPEADPDPLLPDSARADSTVVPLAPPRMQDTIPTFMVRWNGNARAAQRAQDTERLASWLKVRLALDTVRVVEN comes from the coding sequence ATGACCAGCGCGACGGGCTCTCCGCCCGAGCAGGAGCCGGCCGGAGGCATCTCCGAGCCGGAGATGGTGCAGCGCAGCTTCCGGGTGTTCGTCCGGGGAGTACGGCGGTTCCTCAACCGCACCCTCGACATCCGCGACGACGCCAACATCGACGGCACCATCGAGACCATCCATAAGGACATGGTCTTCCGCGGGCCGAACGTGTGGGTGCTGGTCTGCTCGATCTTCATCGCGAGCATCGGCCTCAACACCAATTCGGCCGCCGTCATCATCGGCGCCATGCTCATCTCCCCGCTGATGGGCCCGATCCTCGCGATCGGGCTGTCCGTGGGCATGAACGACATCGATGTCCTGCGCCGGGCCGTCCGCAACTTCGCGGTCATGGTGGCGGTGGCGCTCTTCACGTCCACGCTCTACTTCCTGATCACGCCGTTGGGAGACGTGCAGTCCGAGCTGCTCGCGCGGACCCGTCCGACGCTGCTCGACGCACTCATCGCGGTGTTCGGCGGCATCGCCGGCATCATCGGTGTGTCCCGCCGCGACCGTGGCAACGTCATTCCCGGCGTGGCTATCGCCACGGCGCTGATGCCGCCGCTCTGTACGGCGGGATACGGTCTGGCCAACGGCAACTGGCCCTTCTTCTTCGGCGCGATCTACCTCTTCGCCCTGAACTCGATCTTCATCGCCATCTCGACGGTGATGATCGTGCGGTTCCTGCACTTCCCGTTCGTGAAGTTCATCGATGCACAGGCCCGCCGACGCGTCCGCATCCGGATCGCGGTGTTCGTCGCCGTGGTGCTCCTGCCGTCTGCCTGGGTGCTCTACGGCGTGGTGCGGGAGAGCCTGTGGCGCGCTCGCGCGGCGGAGTTCGTGACGCAGAACATCCTGAACCTCCCCGGCGTCGACGTCATCAATCAGCGCATGGAGTACGCCGACTCGTTGTCCCGCATCGAGGTGTTCCTCGCGGGCGACACCGTCCCGCGGTTCCTGGAGGAGCAGCTCCAGACGCGCATGGCGCAGGCGGGGCTGGGCAACACGTCGCTCCGGCTCCACCAGCCACAGGACATCCGCGGCGAGTTGGGCCGGCTCTCCAGCGAGCTCCGGGTGGGGATCGTGCAGGACCTCTACGAACGCAACGCGCTCGCGCTGGCCGAACGCGACCAGCGCATCCGCGAGCTCGAAGGCCGGCTGCTGCTGTTCGAGCGCGACACCATCCCCCTGGCGCAGATCACCCGGGAGATCGCGACGCAATATCCTGCGATCGAGCGCATCGCCTTCGGCCGCGTCATCGAGATGCGGGAGTCGCCACCGGAGGCCGACCCGGATCCCCTCCTCCCAGACAGCGCGCGCGCGGATTCCACTGTCGTCCCGCTCGCCCCCCCGCGGATGCAGGACACGATTCCGACGTTCATGGTGCGTTGGAACGGGAACGCGCGGGCCGCCCAACGGGCCCAGGATACCGAGCGTCTGGCGAGCTGGCTGAAGGTCCGCCTGGCCCTCGACACGGTGCGGGTCGTCGAGAACTGA
- a CDS encoding Phenylacetic acid catabolic protein: protein MAKQLTPEEARAEEEMKAKVADGFVVESLADMTPGYRKALIVQLTVQADTELMSAPSYWMAARYAPSANTQVSAHAIIQDELAHANIAYRLLEDLGVSKEHLVYGREPHEFKHPYGFDQPLDNWGELVVANGFFDRAGITLLSDVHRNTSYGPLKRALVKVDMEETFHLRHGEVWMRRLAKAGGEAREVLQRAVDWMFPMTLEWFGLPDDMKRHSGQLDYKLKGLSNDQLRQVWMSATVPLAESLGLKVPAHYDEASESYVIDFPFPCQYDAQAKVWDFDGGQISWDTVFERWKQRGPMNEIYVDSVRRSRTQVGKWLNGTRAA from the coding sequence ATGGCGAAGCAGCTCACGCCCGAGGAGGCGCGCGCCGAGGAGGAGATGAAGGCCAAGGTGGCCGACGGGTTCGTGGTCGAGTCGTTGGCCGACATGACCCCCGGCTACCGGAAGGCCCTCATCGTCCAGTTGACCGTGCAGGCGGATACGGAGCTGATGAGCGCCCCCTCCTACTGGATGGCGGCGCGCTACGCGCCCTCCGCCAACACCCAGGTGAGCGCCCACGCCATCATCCAGGACGAGCTGGCCCACGCGAACATCGCGTACCGGCTGCTGGAGGACCTGGGCGTCTCCAAGGAGCACCTGGTCTACGGGCGTGAGCCCCACGAGTTCAAGCACCCGTACGGGTTCGACCAGCCGCTCGACAACTGGGGCGAGCTGGTGGTCGCGAACGGCTTCTTCGATCGCGCCGGGATCACGCTGCTGTCCGACGTCCACCGCAACACGTCCTACGGCCCGCTCAAGCGGGCCCTGGTCAAGGTGGACATGGAGGAGACCTTCCACCTGCGGCACGGGGAGGTCTGGATGCGCCGCCTCGCCAAGGCCGGAGGCGAAGCGCGCGAGGTGCTCCAACGGGCGGTGGACTGGATGTTCCCCATGACGCTGGAGTGGTTCGGGCTCCCCGACGACATGAAGCGTCACTCCGGGCAGCTCGACTACAAGCTCAAGGGCCTCTCCAACGATCAGCTGCGCCAGGTGTGGATGTCGGCCACGGTGCCGCTGGCGGAATCGCTGGGGCTGAAGGTGCCCGCCCACTACGACGAAGCCAGCGAGAGCTACGTCATCGACTTCCCCTTCCCGTGCCAGTACGACGCCCAGGCCAAGGTCTGGGACTTCGACGGCGGGCAGATCTCCTGGGACACGGTCTTCGAGCGGTGGAAGCAGCGTGGCCCCATGAACGAGATCTACGTGGATTCCGTCCGGCGCTCGCGCACGCAGGTGGGCAAGTGGCTGAACGGCACCCGCGCGGCGTAG
- a CDS encoding metal-sulfur cluster assembly factor encodes MTVELPVLRVPTSAIPAHVQSHASGGRDRWTDPLPERPADPEAEVWRVLTEVLDPEIPISLVDLGLIYGAEYRDGAVRIRLTYTATGCPCMEFIREDITDRLTREPWIRTVELDEVWDPPWTRERITERGRRQLRSLGVG; translated from the coding sequence GTGACGGTCGAGCTTCCCGTCCTGCGCGTCCCCACGTCGGCGATCCCCGCGCACGTCCAGTCCCATGCGTCCGGCGGACGCGACCGGTGGACGGACCCGCTCCCGGAGCGGCCTGCGGACCCGGAGGCGGAGGTGTGGCGGGTGCTCACCGAGGTGCTGGATCCGGAGATCCCCATCAGCCTCGTGGATCTGGGATTGATCTACGGGGCGGAGTATCGGGACGGAGCGGTGCGCATCCGGCTCACCTACACCGCCACCGGATGCCCCTGCATGGAGTTCATCCGCGAGGACATCACGGACCGGCTCACGCGCGAGCCCTGGATCCGGACCGTGGAGCTGGACGAGGTCTGGGATCCGCCGTGGACCCGTGAACGCATCACCGAACGAGGCCGGCGTCAGCTCCGGTCGCTGGGAGTGGGGTGA
- a CDS encoding Phenylacetic acid catabolic protein, with amino-acid sequence MSDRAEVARTLGVSEAAVPALERLILTLADSKRLMGIRYSDWLLGSPSIETGIACSSMAQDEWGHARLLYAMLKELGHDPVTVEHDRADEAYASVDGLDLQPESWAGLVAASALVDGAIRVRLADFGEGAFELARGRVPKMLAEEELHRDFAQAWFRRLAESTEAAPELKAACGALLPRTLAWLASDDAHTAALIDAGLVAGTETRAARYAAEVGPLLERVGIDLTSVAPATDGWDEARGRGPGGPTDDALERARGDRNRALFVE; translated from the coding sequence ATGAGCGACCGCGCAGAGGTGGCCCGCACCCTGGGCGTCTCCGAAGCGGCCGTCCCGGCCCTGGAGCGCCTCATCCTCACCCTGGCGGATTCCAAGCGCCTCATGGGGATCCGCTACTCGGACTGGCTCCTCGGCTCGCCGTCCATCGAGACCGGCATCGCCTGCTCCTCCATGGCGCAGGACGAATGGGGCCACGCCCGCCTGCTCTACGCCATGCTCAAGGAGCTGGGCCACGACCCCGTCACCGTCGAGCACGACCGCGCCGACGAGGCCTACGCCTCCGTGGACGGGCTGGATCTGCAACCGGAGAGCTGGGCCGGTCTGGTCGCCGCCTCCGCGCTGGTGGACGGTGCCATCCGTGTCCGGCTCGCGGACTTCGGCGAGGGCGCCTTCGAGCTGGCGCGGGGCCGCGTCCCCAAGATGCTGGCGGAGGAGGAGCTGCACCGCGACTTCGCCCAGGCCTGGTTCCGCCGGCTGGCGGAATCGACAGAGGCGGCTCCGGAGCTGAAGGCCGCCTGCGGGGCGCTCCTGCCCCGGACGCTGGCCTGGTTGGCCTCCGACGATGCCCACACGGCCGCGCTGATCGACGCCGGTCTGGTGGCGGGCACCGAGACCCGCGCGGCACGGTACGCGGCGGAAGTCGGGCCGCTCCTGGAGCGGGTGGGCATCGACCTGACATCGGTGGCGCCCGCCACGGACGGCTGGGACGAGGCGCGCGGTCGAGGCCCCGGTGGTCCGACGGACGACGCGCTGGAGCGTGCCCGCGGGGACCGCAACCGCGCGCTGTTCGTCGAGTAG